One window of the Natronomonas marina genome contains the following:
- a CDS encoding archaea-specific SMC-related protein, which translates to MSTQKEKPASLNAENIGGIDETSVQFTPGVTILTGENATNRTSLLQTIMAALGSDEVTMKGDAEEASVELEIGGETYTRELTRQGSTIRTGGDPYLDDPTLADLFAFLLESNEARRTVAADGDLRDLIMRPIDTDEIQRDIDRLVERRRELEEELEELDSLKDRLPSLEERRTSLQEEIEETEAELAAKEEELENRDTDVEETRAEKAELEERFEELRSKRSDLEDVRYDLETERETLESARAETRELQSELDDLPDAPVGEIDELESRIDDLREQKRQLESEVNEVQSVVRFNQEMLDDGDEDVLDALEESADDVTEELLPDGNVTCWTCGSEVPEDQIEATVDRLQELSQSKLGEVDDIETRMDELTEEARELREKQRRREDLQRRLEEAESEVERAEDSIERLTDRREELRDEVEDLEAEIERMEDETYEEVLDLHKEANQIEYDLGRLEGDLEDVESEITEIEDRLDEEDRLKDRREELDEEIEELRTKIGRIERQAVEEFNEHMETVLELLEYHNLERIWLERVEKEVREGRRKVTKSVFELHIIRQTDGGATYEDTVDHLSESEREVTGLVFALAGYLTHEVYDEVPFLLLDSLEAIDADRIATLVEYLEGYNDHLVVALLSEDAAGLSEEYQYVGDI; encoded by the coding sequence ATGAGTACACAAAAAGAAAAACCCGCTTCGCTGAACGCAGAGAACATCGGCGGCATCGACGAGACATCAGTCCAGTTCACGCCGGGAGTGACCATCCTCACGGGCGAGAACGCGACGAACCGTACGTCCCTCCTGCAAACCATCATGGCGGCGCTGGGGAGCGACGAGGTGACGATGAAGGGCGACGCCGAGGAGGCCTCCGTCGAACTCGAGATCGGGGGCGAGACGTACACGCGCGAGCTCACCCGGCAGGGATCGACGATCCGGACCGGGGGCGACCCCTACCTCGACGACCCGACGCTTGCGGACCTCTTTGCGTTCCTCCTCGAGTCCAACGAGGCGCGCCGGACGGTCGCCGCCGACGGGGACCTCCGCGACCTCATCATGCGCCCGATCGACACCGACGAGATCCAACGCGATATCGACCGGCTCGTCGAGCGACGACGCGAACTCGAAGAGGAACTCGAGGAGCTGGACTCGCTGAAGGATCGACTGCCGTCTCTCGAAGAACGCCGGACCAGCCTCCAAGAGGAGATCGAAGAGACCGAGGCGGAACTCGCCGCAAAGGAGGAGGAACTCGAGAACCGCGACACCGACGTCGAGGAGACGCGCGCGGAGAAGGCCGAACTCGAGGAGCGATTCGAGGAACTCCGCTCGAAGCGATCCGACCTCGAGGACGTCCGCTACGACCTCGAGACCGAACGTGAGACGCTCGAGTCGGCCCGCGCGGAGACGCGCGAACTCCAGTCGGAGCTCGACGATCTCCCGGACGCGCCGGTCGGCGAGATCGACGAGCTGGAATCGCGGATCGACGACCTCAGAGAGCAGAAACGACAGCTCGAATCGGAGGTCAACGAGGTTCAAAGCGTCGTCAGGTTCAACCAGGAGATGCTCGACGACGGCGACGAGGACGTCCTCGACGCCCTAGAGGAGTCCGCCGACGACGTGACCGAGGAGCTGCTGCCCGACGGGAACGTGACCTGCTGGACCTGCGGCAGCGAGGTCCCCGAAGACCAGATCGAGGCGACCGTCGACCGGCTCCAGGAACTCAGCCAGTCGAAGCTCGGCGAAGTCGACGACATCGAGACCCGGATGGACGAACTCACGGAGGAGGCCCGGGAACTCCGGGAGAAACAGCGCCGCCGCGAGGACCTCCAGCGCCGCCTCGAGGAGGCCGAATCCGAGGTCGAGCGCGCCGAGGACTCCATCGAGCGGCTCACCGACCGCCGCGAGGAGCTCCGGGACGAGGTCGAGGACCTGGAGGCGGAGATCGAGCGGATGGAGGACGAGACCTACGAGGAGGTCCTCGACCTGCACAAGGAGGCCAACCAGATCGAGTACGACCTCGGGCGCCTGGAGGGCGACCTCGAGGACGTCGAGTCCGAGATCACCGAAATCGAGGACCGGCTCGACGAGGAGGACCGGCTGAAGGACCGCCGCGAGGAACTCGACGAGGAGATCGAGGAGCTCCGGACGAAGATCGGCCGGATCGAGCGACAGGCCGTCGAGGAGTTCAACGAGCACATGGAGACGGTGCTGGAGCTGCTGGAGTACCACAACCTCGAGCGGATCTGGCTGGAGCGGGTCGAAAAGGAGGTCCGGGAGGGCCGCCGCAAGGTGACCAAGAGCGTCTTCGAACTCCACATCATCCGCCAGACCGACGGCGGAGCGACCTACGAGGACACCGTCGACCACCTCAGCGAGAGCGAACGCGAGGTCACGGGGCTCGTGTTCGCCCTCGCGGGCTATCTCACACACGAGGTGTACGACGAAGTGCCGTTCCTGCTCTTGGACTCGCTGGAGGCCATCGACGCCGACCGGATCGCGACGCTGGTCGAGTACCTTGAGGGGTACAACGACCACCTCGTCGTGGCGCTCCTCTCGGAGGACGCTGCCGGGCTCTCGGAGGAGTACCAGTACGTCGGCGACATCTAG
- the rdfA gene encoding rod-determining factor RdfA, with protein sequence MGEVSNEARRGRRSKVARLIDEYDLNGIGAEMERRWTAEEDRWSLRELAAHFNQSVLEAALETEGAQLLDGEVENTYRLLTDEDVGSADRTRARRRLEREGVDIDAVLDDFVTYQAIRTYLKKHRDAEYEADETDPLEREISNIQQLRGRVDSVTEGKLEQFRDGGHLTLGEFRTFVDVRVVCEDCNTQYDVVELLEAGGCECAE encoded by the coding sequence ATGGGCGAAGTGTCGAACGAAGCGAGACGAGGACGCCGGAGCAAGGTAGCACGACTCATCGACGAGTACGACCTGAACGGGATCGGCGCCGAGATGGAACGGCGCTGGACCGCCGAGGAGGACCGCTGGAGCCTCCGGGAACTGGCGGCGCACTTCAATCAGTCGGTACTGGAGGCCGCCCTGGAGACCGAGGGGGCCCAGCTGCTCGACGGAGAGGTCGAGAACACCTACCGCTTGCTGACCGACGAGGACGTCGGGAGCGCCGACCGGACGCGGGCCCGCCGACGACTCGAACGGGAAGGCGTCGACATCGACGCGGTACTGGACGACTTCGTCACCTACCAGGCGATCAGAACCTACCTGAAGAAACACCGGGACGCGGAGTACGAGGCCGACGAGACGGACCCGCTGGAACGGGAGATATCGAACATCCAGCAGTTGCGCGGCCGGGTCGACTCCGTCACCGAGGGAAAGCTCGAACAGTTCCGCGACGGTGGACACCTCACGCTCGGCGAGTTCCGAACGTTCGTCGACGTTCGAGTCGTCTGTGAGGATTGTAACACCCAGTACGACGTCGTCGAGTTGCTCGAAGCCGGCGGCTGCGAATGTGCGGAGTAG